A section of the Myxococcus virescens genome encodes:
- a CDS encoding amidohydrolase: MHHSHPTCTHCGCNNPLMDTLGEELLTTDAFSRVPEEHAARGPEAPESLLIYGGIIRPMINGSTEVVEAIGIHQGQVVAAGKRAAVEAEMQKLGISFNTHELKATETLLPGLIEPHVHIVASAMMAGFPDIGAFEGQFLRSGYNENWLSEQLKAEADSHHRSDDWVLGREVDPALMPFTVNPPGELNKLVTIDADFLDRHVPNKPVLLLSASMHTAYLNTAALKLTYENSTDLQKKFDTFEDYKDSNKGQLQEIPEMQPALAAIPRRQMLGITAQAVLNLARLFETAAKRGVTMLYDAGLNQVQLKVLKAYLKVYKSHVRIGGAKVILTPEDIGDDLKPYKPVAAYEDLYIGHLKVVSDGSNQGLTGYQNAEYRCDPAKNRGNFNFPNVAASQPDTMPPEFADLVQKAVNKNWSLMIHANGDKAIEFTTQAYVNALKSLSPEQRADRCDRIEHCSLLSPEQLNTMSTWGISPSFLIGHVGYWGYAFDKAIFEKDKARTLDLCKSALDRGLRITFHCDYSVSPLGPLRQMEQAITRIMEADPDKGVLNEDERLTPEQALRAVTYDAAWHCRAENWVGSLKPGHLADFVVLQQDPLSMGKKLPARGHGHDVARTEQELPPVQAIYQQMRDIKVLSTWKGGVRLYAAKD; this comes from the coding sequence AGGCTCCGGAAAGCCTGCTCATCTACGGGGGCATCATCCGCCCGATGATCAACGGCTCGACGGAGGTGGTGGAGGCCATTGGCATCCATCAGGGCCAGGTCGTCGCCGCCGGCAAGCGCGCGGCGGTGGAAGCGGAGATGCAGAAACTTGGCATCTCGTTCAATACGCACGAACTGAAAGCCACCGAGACCCTATTGCCCGGGCTGATCGAACCGCACGTGCACATTGTGGCGTCGGCGATGATGGCGGGCTTCCCCGACATAGGGGCCTTCGAGGGGCAGTTCCTGCGGTCCGGCTACAATGAGAATTGGCTGTCAGAACAGCTCAAGGCCGAGGCGGACTCCCACCACAGGTCCGATGACTGGGTCCTGGGGCGCGAGGTCGATCCAGCGCTCATGCCGTTCACGGTGAACCCGCCGGGCGAGCTGAACAAACTGGTGACAATCGATGCCGACTTTCTCGACCGGCATGTCCCCAACAAGCCGGTCTTGCTCCTGAGCGCGTCGATGCACACCGCCTACCTGAACACGGCGGCCCTGAAGCTCACCTACGAAAACAGCACGGACTTGCAGAAGAAGTTCGACACGTTCGAGGATTACAAGGACTCCAACAAGGGCCAACTTCAGGAGATTCCGGAGATGCAGCCGGCTCTGGCCGCCATTCCCCGGCGCCAAATGTTGGGAATAACGGCGCAAGCCGTGCTGAACCTGGCGCGACTGTTCGAAACGGCCGCGAAGCGGGGCGTGACCATGCTCTATGACGCGGGTCTGAACCAAGTCCAACTCAAGGTATTGAAGGCGTACCTGAAGGTCTACAAGTCGCATGTCCGCATTGGCGGGGCAAAGGTGATCCTGACGCCGGAGGATATCGGGGATGACCTGAAGCCGTACAAGCCCGTGGCCGCTTACGAGGACCTCTACATCGGGCACCTCAAGGTGGTTTCCGACGGGTCGAACCAGGGACTGACCGGATACCAGAACGCGGAATACCGCTGCGACCCGGCGAAGAACCGCGGCAACTTCAACTTCCCCAATGTAGCGGCCTCGCAGCCGGACACCATGCCCCCGGAATTCGCGGATCTGGTGCAGAAGGCAGTCAACAAGAACTGGTCGCTGATGATCCATGCCAACGGAGACAAGGCCATTGAGTTCACGACGCAGGCCTATGTCAACGCGCTGAAGTCCCTGTCGCCGGAGCAACGAGCCGACCGCTGCGACCGGATTGAACATTGCTCGCTGCTCAGCCCCGAGCAGTTGAATACCATGTCTACATGGGGCATCTCTCCCAGCTTCCTCATCGGTCACGTCGGCTACTGGGGCTATGCCTTCGACAAGGCGATCTTCGAGAAAGACAAGGCCCGCACCCTCGACTTGTGCAAGTCGGCGCTGGACCGAGGTCTGCGCATCACCTTTCACTGCGACTACAGCGTCAGCCCGCTCGGGCCGCTGCGGCAGATGGAGCAGGCGATTACCCGGATCATGGAAGCCGATCCGGACAAGGGCGTCCTGAACGAGGACGAACGCCTGACGCCGGAGCAGGCTTTGCGCGCCGTCACCTATGACGCGGCCTGGCATTGCCGGGCCGAAAACTGGGTCGGGTCGCTGAAGCCTGGCCACCTCGCCGACTTCGTGGTCCTGCAGCAGGACCCATTGAGCATGGGGAAGAAGCTGCCCGCACGGGGCCATGGCCACGATGTGGCGAGGACGGAGCAGGAGCTGCCGCCCGTTCAGGCCATCTACCAGCAGATGCGCGACATCAAGGTGCTGTCGACGTGGAAGGGCGGCGTTCGGCTCTACGCTGCGAAGGACTGA
- a CDS encoding FAD-dependent monooxygenase — MHADVVTQHAVVIAGGGPTGLMLAAELALAQVDVAIVERRASQEVAGSRARGLHARSLEVLDQRGVVERFTSQGQAVQNVAFGQAHLDLSDFPTRHNHGLALLQERFERILAEWVGELAVPIYRGCEVTGFAQDDTGIDVALSDGRVLRAKYLVGCDGGRSLVRKAAGIEFPGWDASISYLIAEVEMTGAPAFGIRRDEKGTYAMGKLEDGRVGVVLREERVGTGDAPTFEGLREGLVALYGTDYGLRSATHLSRFTDMTRQAASYRDRRVLLAGDAAHVHSPMGGQGLNLGVQDAVNLGWKLAQVVRGVSPESLLDTYQAERHPVAARALRKTMAQTALSRGDARMDAVRETLAELLRMDGPRKQYAAMMSGLDVHYDLGNGHPLLGRRMPDLDLVTADGPRRVFHLLHDARPVLLNLSEPGTLDITPWVDRVRTVAARYTGAWELPALGAVTAPAAVLIRPDGHVAWVGEGTDQGLREALTRWFGPPRAT, encoded by the coding sequence ATGCACGCGGACGTGGTGACACAGCACGCAGTGGTGATTGCTGGAGGGGGCCCGACCGGGCTGATGCTGGCGGCGGAGCTGGCGTTGGCGCAGGTGGACGTTGCCATCGTCGAGCGGCGCGCCAGTCAGGAGGTCGCCGGCTCTCGAGCGCGCGGCCTGCACGCGCGCAGCCTGGAGGTGCTCGATCAACGAGGGGTCGTCGAGCGCTTCACCTCGCAAGGGCAAGCGGTCCAGAATGTTGCGTTCGGGCAGGCGCATTTGGACCTCAGCGACTTCCCGACGCGTCACAACCATGGGCTCGCGCTCTTACAGGAGCGCTTCGAGCGCATCCTGGCGGAGTGGGTGGGTGAACTGGCGGTGCCCATCTACCGTGGGTGCGAGGTGACGGGCTTCGCGCAGGACGACACCGGTATCGACGTCGCGCTGTCCGACGGCCGTGTGTTGCGGGCGAAGTACCTCGTCGGGTGCGACGGGGGGCGCAGCCTCGTCCGCAAGGCGGCAGGCATCGAGTTCCCGGGGTGGGACGCGTCGATCAGCTACCTCATCGCCGAGGTCGAAATGACCGGAGCGCCGGCGTTCGGCATCCGCCGGGACGAGAAGGGCACCTACGCCATGGGCAAGCTGGAGGACGGACGCGTGGGCGTCGTGTTGAGAGAGGAGCGGGTCGGCACGGGCGACGCGCCGACCTTCGAGGGGCTGCGCGAGGGGCTCGTCGCGCTCTACGGGACGGACTACGGCCTGCGCAGCGCCACGCACCTCTCGAGGTTCACCGACATGACGCGGCAGGCGGCGTCCTACCGGGACCGGCGGGTGCTCCTGGCCGGCGACGCGGCCCACGTGCACTCTCCGATGGGCGGACAGGGGCTCAACCTCGGTGTGCAGGATGCCGTGAACCTGGGGTGGAAGCTGGCCCAGGTCGTGCGTGGCGTCTCGCCGGAGAGTCTGCTCGACACGTACCAGGCCGAGCGGCACCCCGTCGCGGCCCGTGCGCTGCGGAAGACCATGGCGCAGACCGCGCTGAGCCGCGGTGACGCGCGGATGGACGCCGTGCGCGAGACGCTGGCTGAGCTGCTGCGGATGGACGGGCCACGCAAGCAGTACGCGGCGATGATGTCGGGGCTGGATGTCCACTACGATCTGGGCAACGGACACCCGCTGCTCGGGCGCCGCATGCCGGACCTCGACCTGGTCACCGCCGACGGCCCGCGGCGCGTGTTCCACCTGTTGCACGACGCGCGGCCGGTGCTGCTCAACCTGAGCGAGCCCGGCACGCTCGACATCACGCCCTGGGTGGACCGGGTTCGGACGGTGGCTGCTCGCTACACGGGGGCGTGGGAGCTCCCGGCGCTCGGCGCGGTCACGGCGCCCGCTGCGGTGCTGATTCGACCGGACGGACACGTTGCGTGGGTCGGGGAGGGCACGGACCAGGGGCTGCGTGAGGCCCTGACCCGATGGTTCGGGCCGCCGCGTGCGACGTAA